From a region of the Helianthus annuus cultivar XRQ/B chromosome 5, HanXRQr2.0-SUNRISE, whole genome shotgun sequence genome:
- the LOC110940741 gene encoding pentatricopeptide repeat-containing protein At3g62890: MKSSKLIKSSTLNQSIVDTLLLQCKHLTEFNQILSQMIVTGFIKDTYAASRIHTSSTSSFINVHYSRKLFDHIQHPNGFIYNTMMRSYLHRNHPEETVFLYKLMLDNKKSVYPDGYTYPLLVQACIARGSVLEGKEVHDHVVKMGFDSDVYVRNNLVNMYAVCGDMVDARKVFDESPVRDLVSWNSILAGYVQMGDVEEAKVVFDQMPEKNVIASNSMIVLFGRCGRVDEAYRLFVEMNEKDVVSWTAMIGCYEQSGMCQQALVMFVEMNRKGIGIDEVVAISVLSACTRSSLLETGSSVHGLVLKTGRLSYVNIHNALIHMYSTCGDIAAAEKLFNTSSHTDIVSWNSMISGYSKCGSLKKAREVFDEMSVKDVVSWSALISGHSQAGMFEETIALFNEMMVLGQIKPDETILVSVISACTRLVALEQGKWVHTYIKKNGLLVNSILGTTLIDMYMKLGCVESAEDVFYNMDNKGVSSWNALILGLAMNGEVEKSLEMFSEMKKSGVAPNEITFVAVLGGCRHMGLVDKGREHFDSMINTHKIEPNIKHYGCMVDLLARAGFLKEAEELIDSMPMAPDVATWGALLSACKKHGANEMGERVGLKLVELQPDHDGFHVLLSNIYASKGSWEHVVEIRGTMIENHVVKTPGCSIIEAYGIVHEFVAGDTGHPQIHEIEEMLDKITERVKLIGYSPDTKEVCFDIDDEEKETTLFRHSEKLAIAFGLMVTGPTTPIRIMKNLRICNDCHALAKLVSKAFDREIVVRDRHVFHHFKQGSCSCMEYW, encoded by the coding sequence ATGAAGTCTTCAAAGCTGAtcaaatcttcaacacttaatcagTCAATCGTGGATACCCTTTTGCTTCAATGCAAACATTTAACCGAATTCAACCAAATTCTTTCTCAAATGATCGTCACCGGGTTCATCAAAGACACATACGCAGCAAGCAGGATCCACACCTCCTCTACATCTTCATTCATTAACGTCCATTACTCCCGTAAACTATTCGATCACATCCAACACCCAAATGGGTTTATCTACAACACAATGATGCGATCTTACTTGCACAGAAACCATCCAGAAGAAACTGTATTTCTCTACAAATTGATGTTAGACAACAAGAAAAGTGTTTATCCAGATGGCTACACGTATCCGCTGTTAGTTCAAGCTTGCATCGCCAGGGGTTCGGTTTTGGAGGGAAAAGAGGTTCATGATCATGTGGTGAAAATGGGTTTTGATTCGGATGTTTATGTTCGGAACAATTTGGTTAATATGTATGCGGTTTGTGGTGACATGGTGGATGCAcgcaaggtgtttgatgaaagtCCTGTGAGAGATTTGGTTTCGTGGAACTCCATATTGGCGGGGTATGTTCAGATGGGTGATGTGGAGGAAGCGAAGGTGGTGTTTGATCAGATGCCGGAAAAGAATGTGATCGCATCGAATTCGATGATTGTGTTGTTTGGTCGGTGCGGACGTGTGGACGAAGCGTATCGGTTGTTTGTTGAGATGAATGAGAAGGATGTAGTTTCCTGGACTGCAATGATTGGTTGTTATGAGCAAAGTGGCATGTGTCAACAGGCTTTGGTTATGTTTGTTGAAATGAATCGAAAGGGGATTGGTATCGATGAAGTTGTAGCAATCAGTGTGCTTTCCGCATGTACTCGCTCGTCACTTCTTGAAACGGGATCGTCCGTCCATGGATTGGTTCTTAAAACCGGAAGATTATCTTATGTTAATATTCATAATGCTTTGATTCACATGTACTCCACTTGTGGAGATATAGCAGCTGCAGAGAAGCTCTTTAATACAAGTTCTCACACCGATATTGTTTCGTGGAACTCTATGATCTCTGGCTATTCGAAATGCGGTTCACTCAAGAAAGCACGcgaagtgtttgatgaaatgtctgtGAAAGACGTTGTCTCATGGAGCGCGCTAATATCGGGTCATTCACAAGCAGGGATGTTTGAAGAAACTATTGCGTTGTTCAATGAGATGATGGTTCTTGGTCAAATTAAGCCCGACGAGACCATTTTGGTTAGTGTGATCTCGGCTTGCACGCGGTTGGTGGCTCTCGAGCAAGGTAAATGGGTTCATACGTATATTAAAAAGAACGGTTTATTGGTTAATTCTATTCTTGGTACTACGCTTATCGACATGTACATGAAGCTAGGATGTGTGGAAAGTGCGGAAGATGTTTTTTATAACATGGATAACAAAGGAGTATCGTCTTGGAATGCTTTGATTCTCGGGCTTGCCATGAACGGCGAGGTGGAGAAATCCCTTGAAATGTTCTCGGAAATGAAAAAATCCGGGGTAGCTCCTAATGAGATAACGTTTGTGGCGGTCCTTGGTGGTTGCCGCCACATGGGGTTGGTGGATAAGGGGCGGGAGCACTTTGATTCTATGATCAATACACATAAAATTGAGCCGAATATCAAGCATTACGGATGCATGGTTGATCTTCTTGCGCGTGCTGGATTCCTCAAAGAAGCCGAAGAACTAATTGATAGTATGCCCATGGCACCGGATGTTGCTACATGGGGTGCGTTGCTTAGCGCGTGTAAGAAACATGGCGCTAATGAAATGGGAGAGAGGGTCGGGTTGAAGCTGGTTGAGCTTCAACCCGACCATGATGGTTTCCATGTTCTTTTGTCAAATATATACGCGTCAAAAGGAAGTTGGGAACACGTGGTGGAAATACGTGGGACAATGATTGAAAACCACGTTGTTAAAACGCCTGGTTGTAGCATAATAGAAGCCTATGGTATAGTTCATGAGTTTGTAGCCGGGGACACGGGACACCCTCAGATTCATGAGATTGAGGAAATGTTGGATAAAATAACTGAACGAGTGAAGTTGATCGGTTATTCCCCAGATACGAAAGAGGTTTGTTTCGATATTGATGACGAGGAGAAGGAAACAACACTTTTTAGGCATAGTGAAAAACTAGCAATCGCTTTCGGGCTAATGGTTACTGGTCCAACGACTCCGATCCGAATAATGAAGAACTTAAGGATATGTAACGACTGTCATGCACTCGCGAAGCTCGTATCGAAAGCATTCGATCGGGAAATCGTTGTGAGAGATCGACATGTATTTCACCATTTTAAGCAGGGTTCTTGTTCGTGTATGGAATATTGGTAA
- the LOC110943305 gene encoding uncharacterized mitochondrial protein AtMg00810-like, with amino-acid sequence MGTSTVHVAVYIDDILVTGNNSEEIVALKDLLHTTFQIKDLGILNYFLGIEVLHHSNGTILTQRKFAIDLIKDFADVHLPVVSSPLPPHLQLKTADGPILTDPFQYRQLVGKLNYLTHTHSDLAFAVQFLSQFMQDPRLSHWQAALHTLAYVKVTASQGLFFNNLSTFDLIAYCDSDWASCPNTRKSVSGYFVSFGGSPISWKSKKQPTEALSSAEAEYRSMRRVTAELAWLTRLFHEFNVSDMTPVPLKCDSQAAIYTLLKIQSFMSVLNTLTWIVILFVKNFKKV; translated from the coding sequence ATGGGCACGTCAACAGTTCATGTTGCTGTATACATTGACGATATATTAGTAACTGGGAATAATTCAGAGGAAATTGTTGCTCTTAAAGATCTTTTACATACTACATTCCAAATTAAGGATCTTGGTATCCTTAATTATTTTCTTGGTATTGAGGTCTTACATCATTCTAATGGCACTATCCTAACCCAACGCAAGTTTGCTATTGATTTgatcaaagactttgcagatgtTCATCTTCCTGTTGTTTCTAGTCCTTTACCTCCTCATTTGCAGCTGAAAACAGCCGATGGTCCTATTCTTACTGATCCCTTTCAATACAGGCAATTAGTGGGAAAATTGAACTATCTTACTCACACTCACTCCGATTTAGCCTTTGCTGTGCAGTTTCTTAGTCAATTTATGCAAGATCCACGTCTTTCACATTGGCAGGCGGCTTTGCATACTCTTGCTTATGTGAAAGTTACTGCTTCTCAAGGCTTATTCTTTAACAATCTTTCTACTTTTGACTTGATTGCTTATTGTGATTCTGATTGGGCTTCGTGTCCAAACACACGCAAATCTGTTAGCGGTTACTTTGTTTCTTTTGGGGGCAGTCCTATATCGTGGAAATCTAAGAAACAACCAACTGAGGCTCTCAGTTCTGCAGAGGCAGAATATCGCTCAATGCGGCGTGTTACTGCTGAGCTTGCTTGGCTCACTCGTTTATTTCATGAGTTCAATGTTTCTGATATGACTCCAGTTCCTTTAAAATGTGACAGCCAAGCCGCTATATACACATTGCTAAAAATCCAGTCTTTCATGAGCGTACTAAACACATTGACTTGGATTGTTATTTTGTTCGTGAAAAACTTCAAGAAGGTTTGA